The following proteins are co-located in the Halorubrum aethiopicum genome:
- a CDS encoding Rrf2 family transcriptional regulator, which yields MQQIELTTNQTSLLATLISLYEEEQEPISSERIAREIQRSPGTIRNQMQSLTSLELIEGIQGAGGGYRPKSQSYDTLDVQKIEDPDYTLIKQRNSEIHKIVSEINLSSVGNPEVCRVKVHILGSMSDINIGEEITIGPTPVSNFVVSGLVDGKCENQNIIMIESTSMSVHKHNRDR from the coding sequence ATGCAGCAGATTGAGCTTACTACCAATCAAACATCTCTCCTTGCTACGTTAATTAGTTTGTACGAAGAAGAACAAGAGCCGATTAGTTCGGAAAGAATCGCGCGAGAGATTCAACGCAGTCCAGGAACAATTAGAAATCAGATGCAGAGTTTGACATCACTCGAACTTATCGAAGGGATTCAAGGAGCAGGAGGTGGATACCGACCAAAATCGCAGTCGTACGATACATTAGATGTTCAGAAGATCGAAGATCCGGATTACACATTAATTAAGCAGAGGAATTCTGAGATACACAAAATAGTTAGCGAAATAAATCTATCTAGCGTGGGAAATCCAGAAGTATGTCGAGTGAAAGTCCATATTCTTGGATCAATGAGTGATATCAACATAGGAGAAGAGATAACTATTGGGCCAACACCAGTATCGAACTTTGTTGTCTCTGGACTAGTTGACGGTAAGTGTGAGAACCAAAATATAATAATGATAGAATCAACATCGATGTCAGTACATAAACACAACAGAGATCGTTGA
- a CDS encoding sugar phosphate isomerase/epimerase family protein, whose translation MVHTAINLYTVRDSSDGTLDLLTRTSDAGYDGVELAYEFVDEDPTAIRSCIDRLGLDCPAVHIELDPLTNRTEAVIDWCSTVGVETVVLPYLDVTNFDSAEAVTETATFLESVAAPFRDEGFDFCYHNHDHELRWLSEDNETALHLLMAELEMVDLELDIGWVQAAGRDPIAFLNRHANRIDLIHAKDVVAETRTPIEAGMGDVDFEDIEAAVRDAGCSWAIYEHDSPDDPLGSLSHGAKFLSEWQMR comes from the coding sequence ATGGTTCACACAGCCATTAATCTGTACACGGTTCGGGATTCGTCAGACGGAACACTAGATCTGCTTACAAGAACGTCTGACGCCGGATACGACGGGGTTGAACTGGCGTACGAGTTTGTTGATGAAGATCCAACCGCGATCCGGTCGTGTATAGACCGGTTGGGTCTCGACTGTCCGGCGGTACATATTGAGCTCGATCCATTAACGAACAGAACTGAAGCGGTCATCGATTGGTGTTCGACGGTCGGCGTGGAGACAGTAGTCTTACCGTACCTTGATGTAACGAACTTCGACAGCGCTGAAGCGGTTACTGAGACAGCGACATTCCTCGAGTCTGTCGCAGCCCCTTTCAGAGACGAAGGGTTTGACTTCTGCTATCACAACCATGACCATGAGTTGAGGTGGCTCTCTGAAGACAACGAGACGGCACTCCACCTCCTGATGGCGGAGCTGGAGATGGTCGATCTGGAGCTCGATATCGGCTGGGTTCAAGCAGCGGGTCGCGACCCGATCGCGTTCCTCAACCGACACGCGAATCGTATTGATCTGATCCATGCGAAAGATGTCGTCGCAGAGACTCGAACTCCCATCGAAGCTGGGATGGGGGACGTAGACTTCGAGGACATTGAAGCGGCGGTGAGAGACGCCGGTTGTTCGTGGGCGATCTACGAGCATGATTCTCCAGACGATCCGCTCGGATCGCTGTCGCACGGGGCAAAGTTCCTGTCGGAATGGCAAATGCGCTGA
- a CDS encoding ABC transporter permease produces the protein MSNTKAISAILTSLKVSLVATPITVFVSLLAAYGVSRYDFPGKSLFQMFLTLPIVVPLVVTGIAMTLFFGNVNIEAGYGTVVIAHVIRTVPFAALIIIPTVVNFDQTLEEASMDLGASELRTFRRVTLPNVLPGIIAGGLLAFTISFNEFVYTYFVRDTATQTLPVYLWGLIRYGFSPMVNVISVFFLVFVTVVLIAALSLTSLKQLTLRT, from the coding sequence GTGAGCAACACAAAAGCGATAAGCGCCATCTTAACTTCACTGAAGGTAAGCCTCGTCGCAACACCGATCACGGTCTTCGTCTCCCTTCTCGCTGCCTACGGGGTTTCACGGTACGACTTCCCAGGAAAGAGCCTCTTCCAGATGTTCCTCACGCTTCCGATTGTGGTTCCCCTTGTCGTGACGGGGATAGCCATGACGTTGTTTTTCGGGAACGTAAACATCGAAGCTGGGTACGGGACGGTAGTGATCGCTCACGTCATCCGAACGGTTCCTTTCGCCGCGTTGATCATTATTCCGACGGTCGTCAACTTCGACCAGACATTAGAAGAAGCTTCCATGGACCTCGGTGCGAGTGAACTTCGGACGTTCCGTCGAGTCACTTTGCCGAACGTCCTTCCTGGGATCATTGCTGGTGGGCTGTTAGCGTTTACCATTTCATTCAACGAGTTTGTCTATACGTACTTTGTTCGAGATACGGCGACTCAAACGCTGCCGGTCTATCTGTGGGGACTCATCAGGTACGGCTTCAGTCCAATGGTGAATGTTATCAGCGTATTCTTTTTGGTATTCGTCACGGTGGTTCTGATAGCGGCGCTATCGCTTACAAGCCTCAAACAACTCACCTTGCGGACGTGA
- a CDS encoding twin-arginine translocation signal domain-containing protein, which yields MRFDTMDLSRRNLVKYGLASGAASLAGCIGGGGGGSNEPTKPVDVESVPPEQLEQNLNVWNWYDG from the coding sequence GTGAGGTTCGATACCATGGATCTAAGCAGACGAAACCTTGTCAAGTACGGTCTCGCCAGTGGTGCTGCTTCCCTCGCTGGCTGTATCGGCGGGGGCGGTGGCGGCAGTAATGAGCCTACAAAACCAGTGGATGTGGAATCCGTTCCGCCAGAGCAGTTAGAGCAAAACCTCAATGTGTGGAATTGGTACGACGGGTGA